Proteins encoded together in one Thermoplasmatales archaeon BRNA1 window:
- a CDS encoding alpha-NAC-related protein: MAGGMRGMNPRQMQKAMRSMGITQSTVAGVQQVIIKCNDKDIVITNASVTCIEMKGQKSYEVSGVVTEMTPGAAGGEAVPAGPVFADEDIELVMSQTGCDREKAVKALEECDGQPAEAIIKIMSE, from the coding sequence ATGGCAGGCGGAATGAGGGGCATGAACCCCCGTCAGATGCAGAAGGCGATGCGCTCGATGGGTATCACCCAGAGCACCGTCGCCGGAGTACAGCAGGTCATCATCAAGTGCAACGACAAGGACATCGTGATTACCAACGCGAGTGTCACCTGCATCGAGATGAAGGGCCAGAAGAGCTACGAGGTCTCCGGTGTCGTCACCGAGATGACTCCCGGAGCCGCAGGCGGAGAGGCGGTCCCCGCAGGACCAGTCTTCGCCGATGAGGACATCGAACTCGTCATGTCCCAGACCGGCTGCGACCGCGAGAAGGCCGTCAAGGCCCTCGAGGAGTGCGACGGCCAGCCCGCAGAGGCCATCATCAAAATCATGTCGGAGTGA
- a CDS encoding hydrogenase assembly chaperone HypC/HupF, whose amino-acid sequence MCLAVPAKIVAIDGDEAQVDFGGTMKPANISMVDVKVGDWVVVHAGFAIEVMDEEEAAETIKLWNDFIDSGEAEYNQPQ is encoded by the coding sequence ATGTGTCTAGCAGTCCCCGCCAAGATCGTCGCCATCGACGGCGACGAGGCGCAGGTTGACTTCGGCGGCACCATGAAGCCCGCCAACATCTCCATGGTCGACGTGAAGGTCGGAGACTGGGTAGTCGTGCACGCCGGATTCGCCATCGAAGTGATGGACGAGGAAGAGGCGGCCGAGACCATCAAGCTCTGGAACGACTTCATCGACTCCGGAGAGGCCGAGTACAACCAGCCCCAGTAA
- a CDS encoding Na+/proline symporter — protein MDYIVLIGFIAYFVIVLLVGFYFYNRSHGLHDYILGGRKLNPYVAALSAQASDMSGWLLLGLPGSIYLFGIGQAWIGIGLAIGSYFAWLLIAKRLRNYTKKAKDSLTLSQFFSNRFRDQKNYLKTMSAIAIIVFFIPYVASGFVSAGNILMSFVDLDYVPCMLIGVVVIIAYTVLGGFKAICWTDVLQAMLMIVAIIIVPLAAIGELGGWDEVMAVADRPAFSGFFDFFKNADGSTIAALSIISSLAWGLGYFGMPHVVVRYMALEDPKEAKVARRVGTGWIIVALAFAILVGLVGQAYHPGFTTKSDAQTIFIVMVGGIFAPIIMGVLYSALMAAVMSTSDSQLLVASAAVTNDLMSLTKK, from the coding sequence ATGGATTACATTGTCCTCATAGGTTTCATCGCCTACTTCGTGATCGTCCTCCTTGTGGGATTCTACTTCTACAACAGGTCCCACGGACTCCACGATTACATCCTGGGCGGAAGGAAACTCAATCCCTATGTGGCGGCCCTGTCCGCGCAGGCATCCGACATGAGCGGATGGCTGCTTCTCGGACTGCCCGGTTCGATCTACCTCTTCGGTATCGGACAGGCATGGATCGGAATCGGTCTCGCCATCGGTTCCTACTTCGCGTGGCTGCTCATCGCAAAGCGCCTCAGGAACTACACCAAGAAGGCTAAGGACTCCCTTACCCTCTCCCAGTTCTTCTCCAACCGTTTCAGGGACCAGAAGAACTACCTGAAGACCATGAGCGCCATCGCCATCATCGTCTTCTTCATCCCCTATGTCGCATCCGGGTTCGTCAGCGCCGGGAACATCCTCATGTCCTTCGTGGACCTGGATTACGTCCCCTGCATGCTGATCGGTGTGGTCGTCATCATCGCCTACACCGTCCTCGGAGGTTTCAAGGCGATCTGCTGGACCGATGTCCTGCAGGCAATGCTGATGATCGTGGCCATCATCATCGTCCCCCTCGCCGCCATAGGCGAGCTCGGAGGATGGGACGAGGTCATGGCCGTCGCGGACAGACCCGCGTTCTCCGGATTCTTCGACTTCTTCAAGAATGCCGACGGATCCACCATCGCCGCCCTGTCCATCATCTCCTCCCTCGCGTGGGGTCTGGGATACTTCGGTATGCCCCACGTCGTCGTCAGGTACATGGCCCTCGAGGACCCCAAAGAGGCCAAGGTCGCCAGGCGCGTCGGTACCGGATGGATCATCGTCGCTCTCGCGTTCGCCATCCTCGTCGGTCTCGTCGGACAGGCTTACCACCCCGGATTCACCACCAAGTCCGATGCCCAGACGATCTTCATCGTCATGGTCGGCGGCATCTTCGCGCCAATCATCATGGGTGTCCTGTACTCCGCGCTGATGGCTGCCGTCATGAGCACCTCCGACTCCCAGCTCCTGGTCGCCTCCGCGGCGGTCACCAACGACCTCATGAGCCTCACCAAGAAGTAG
- a CDS encoding Na+/proline symporter, whose product MWMARAVVVIIAIVAAAIALDPESSIMDLVSFAWAGFGAAFGPVVLLSLYWRRSNGWGALAGMITGFITVIIWNTFLSADSVFGLCAYDTGLYELVPGFLFALIAIIAVSLMTPEPEKEIQDEFDEVAAESKGLF is encoded by the coding sequence ATGTGGATGGCTAGGGCGGTCGTCGTGATCATCGCCATCGTCGCTGCCGCCATCGCGCTCGACCCCGAGAGCTCCATCATGGACCTCGTGTCGTTCGCATGGGCGGGATTCGGTGCGGCGTTCGGACCCGTCGTCCTCCTCTCCCTGTACTGGAGGAGGTCCAACGGCTGGGGTGCCCTCGCCGGAATGATCACGGGATTCATCACCGTCATCATCTGGAACACCTTCCTGTCCGCCGACAGCGTGTTCGGTCTCTGTGCCTACGACACCGGCCTGTACGAGCTTGTGCCCGGATTCCTCTTCGCGCTCATCGCCATAATCGCGGTCAGCCTCATGACCCCCGAGCCCGAGAAGGAGATTCAGGACGAATTCGACGAGGTCGCCGCCGAGTCCAAGGGGCTGTTCTGA
- a CDS encoding putative archaeal kinase: MILIKLGGSVITGKADYRTFNRETVARLADEIARSGKDVIIVHGAGSFGHIVAKENRLQEGFKDKSQIPAAARTMCDTRELSSMVVEELLAHNIPAVSVPPGSCFVMDNGKLIIDNEEPLRRLVDLGIMPVMFGDVVTDRSTGFGILSGDQCMEALCRMFDPEEVIFVSDIDGLYDRNPKTDRHARMLGTVTRAKLDELETESNVADVTGGIRGKMIAMLKMTTADRRCVLVNGNAPNRLYSLLKGETVTCTIAKGGLE, encoded by the coding sequence ATGATTCTAATCAAGCTGGGCGGCAGCGTCATCACGGGAAAGGCCGATTACAGGACCTTCAACAGGGAGACCGTCGCCCGTCTCGCGGACGAGATCGCCCGTTCGGGGAAGGACGTCATCATCGTCCACGGAGCGGGTTCTTTCGGACACATCGTCGCCAAGGAGAACCGCCTGCAGGAGGGATTCAAGGACAAGTCCCAGATCCCCGCGGCGGCCCGTACGATGTGCGACACCCGCGAGCTCAGCTCGATGGTGGTCGAGGAGCTCCTCGCCCACAACATCCCCGCTGTTTCCGTCCCCCCGGGATCCTGCTTCGTCATGGACAACGGGAAGCTCATCATCGATAACGAGGAGCCCCTGAGGAGGCTCGTAGACCTGGGCATCATGCCCGTGATGTTCGGCGACGTGGTCACCGACCGCAGCACCGGCTTCGGCATCCTGTCGGGAGACCAGTGCATGGAGGCGCTATGCAGGATGTTCGATCCCGAGGAGGTCATCTTCGTCTCGGACATCGACGGCCTCTACGACAGGAACCCCAAGACCGACAGGCACGCCAGGATGCTGGGCACGGTCACCCGCGCAAAGCTCGACGAACTCGAGACGGAATCCAACGTCGCAGACGTTACGGGAGGCATACGCGGCAAGATGATCGCGATGCTCAAGATGACCACGGCGGACAGGAGGTGCGTCCTTGTGAACGGCAACGCCCCCAACCGCCTCTACTCGCTGCTGAAAGGCGAGACAGTTACATGCACAATCGCAAAAGGAGGACTTGAATGA
- a CDS encoding isopentenyl-diphosphate delta-isomerase, type 2 has protein sequence MTGEPIRSRKAEHIDICAKERIAPDHCYWDDVRLVHNALPEIDMDEIDLTADVLGKKLDFPLIVTAITGGFSGARKINANIASACADLGIGMGVGSERAGVTGVDPESYSVIKDYDVPLVIGNIGAPQLVRQQSKDIFSDDMVGQAKDLIDADYVAVHLNFLQEVVQPEGDTNGAGVRDRIRDLAVKYPIIVKETGAGIDAFTAERLRGIGVRAIDVAGMGGTSFSAVEMYRAQLADDELHTELGTTFFDWGIPTPVSLREAKCAKLPLIASGGLLDGTHLASAIAMGAVAGGCARAILRDAMESAEAVKKKLMLFREELRAAMMLTGCTDIKQLSNARYVVLGETADWMRAMKESE, from the coding sequence ATGACCGGAGAGCCCATCAGGAGCCGCAAGGCGGAGCACATCGACATCTGCGCCAAAGAGAGGATCGCACCCGACCACTGCTACTGGGACGATGTCAGGCTCGTCCACAACGCGCTCCCCGAGATCGACATGGACGAGATCGACCTTACCGCCGACGTCCTCGGGAAGAAGCTCGATTTCCCCCTGATCGTCACCGCCATCACCGGAGGATTCTCCGGCGCCAGGAAGATCAACGCCAATATCGCCTCCGCCTGCGCCGACCTCGGTATCGGCATGGGGGTTGGGAGCGAGAGGGCCGGTGTCACTGGGGTGGATCCGGAATCCTACTCCGTCATCAAGGATTACGATGTCCCCCTCGTCATCGGGAACATCGGCGCACCCCAGCTCGTCAGACAGCAAAGCAAGGATATCTTCTCCGACGATATGGTCGGCCAGGCGAAGGACCTGATCGATGCCGACTACGTCGCCGTCCACCTCAACTTCCTGCAGGAGGTCGTGCAGCCCGAGGGAGACACCAACGGCGCCGGCGTCAGGGACAGGATCAGGGACCTTGCGGTGAAGTATCCCATCATCGTCAAGGAGACAGGCGCCGGTATCGACGCCTTCACCGCCGAGCGCCTCAGGGGCATCGGCGTCCGCGCCATCGACGTGGCCGGAATGGGCGGGACCAGCTTCTCCGCCGTCGAGATGTACCGCGCACAGCTCGCGGACGACGAACTGCACACCGAGCTCGGCACCACGTTCTTCGACTGGGGGATCCCCACCCCCGTCTCCCTCAGGGAGGCCAAATGCGCCAAGCTCCCGCTCATAGCATCGGGAGGGCTGCTGGACGGAACCCACCTCGCCTCCGCCATCGCCATGGGCGCCGTGGCGGGAGGATGCGCACGCGCGATCCTGCGCGACGCGATGGAATCGGCCGAGGCCGTCAAGAAGAAACTCATGCTGTTCAGGGAGGAGCTCCGTGCGGCCATGATGCTGACCGGATGCACCGACATCAAACAACTGTCGAATGCCAGATACGTAGTCCTCGGCGAGACCGCCGACTGGATGAGAGCAATGAAGGAGAGTGAATGA
- a CDS encoding Geranylgeranyl pyrophosphate synthase, producing the protein MDAKDYLKKTSAEVDGPMKSYIPDEEPMRLIEASRQYPYAGGKRMRPAIVLAACGAVGGDKKKAMPLAVAIEYIHNFTLIHDDLMDGDEMRRGMKTIHVGYDEPTAILAGDALFAKAFQIIAELDIPAEAMREVLRFVTKAVWDLARGQEMDILNEGKLIDEAHYTETIFLKTSVLFAAAAAGGALCGGADKKVVDAINRYALDMGLGFQMFDDYLGIAGDTSKTGKSVGNDLRKGKCTLMVTYTLEHLKDEKKLAKFKSILGNMKATEAEVREGMEIMREIGAIEYNKKAAEDKIASAKAYLDILPPSDDKDFMLALADYAINREV; encoded by the coding sequence ATGGATGCCAAGGATTACCTAAAGAAGACCTCCGCCGAAGTCGACGGACCCATGAAGAGCTACATTCCCGACGAGGAGCCCATGAGGCTCATCGAGGCCTCCCGCCAGTACCCCTACGCGGGCGGCAAGAGGATGAGGCCCGCCATCGTCCTGGCCGCCTGCGGTGCGGTCGGGGGCGACAAAAAGAAAGCGATGCCCCTGGCGGTCGCCATCGAGTACATCCACAACTTCACCCTGATCCACGACGACCTCATGGACGGGGACGAGATGAGGCGCGGCATGAAGACCATCCACGTCGGATACGACGAGCCCACCGCCATCCTGGCTGGGGATGCCCTCTTCGCCAAGGCGTTCCAGATCATTGCGGAGCTCGACATCCCCGCCGAGGCCATGAGGGAGGTCCTCAGGTTCGTCACCAAGGCCGTCTGGGACCTCGCCCGCGGACAGGAGATGGACATCCTCAACGAGGGCAAGCTCATCGACGAGGCCCACTACACCGAGACCATCTTCCTGAAGACCTCCGTACTCTTCGCCGCCGCAGCCGCGGGAGGGGCCCTCTGCGGAGGAGCCGACAAGAAGGTCGTCGATGCGATCAACAGGTACGCCCTCGACATGGGACTCGGATTCCAGATGTTCGACGACTACCTGGGCATCGCCGGAGACACTAGCAAGACCGGGAAGTCCGTCGGTAACGACCTGAGGAAAGGAAAGTGCACCCTCATGGTGACCTACACCCTCGAGCACCTCAAGGACGAGAAGAAGCTCGCCAAATTCAAGAGCATCCTCGGAAACATGAAGGCCACAGAGGCCGAGGTCCGCGAGGGAATGGAGATCATGAGGGAGATCGGCGCCATCGAGTACAACAAGAAGGCAGCCGAGGACAAGATCGCCTCCGCCAAGGCGTACCTCGACATCCTGCCGCCCTCCGACGACAAGGACTTCATGCTGGCACTTGCCGACTACGCCATCAACAGGGAAGTCTGA
- a CDS encoding RecA/RadA recombinase has translation MLGGGIETGAVTLFYGEAGCGKTNICLQMAANACRRGKKVAYVDTEGLSYDRVHQIFKDDALMKELLVFSVHSFQEQSDRVEQISRIAKNGIIGLIVVDSMTMFYRLNYDDMDMRNDFIRQTEQLLHVAREYEIPVVITSQVYTNINTGSIEFLGGHAMHHNAKTIIRFDLRGAAGVRTAVIIKHRSLPEGRTALFRITEDGVRDL, from the coding sequence ATGCTAGGCGGCGGCATCGAGACCGGCGCCGTCACCCTGTTCTACGGCGAGGCAGGATGCGGTAAGACCAATATCTGCCTCCAGATGGCAGCCAACGCGTGCCGTCGGGGGAAGAAGGTGGCCTATGTGGACACCGAGGGCCTATCCTACGACCGTGTTCACCAGATCTTCAAGGACGATGCCCTTATGAAGGAACTCCTGGTATTCTCGGTCCACAGCTTCCAGGAGCAGTCCGACCGCGTCGAGCAGATATCGAGGATTGCGAAGAACGGCATCATCGGTCTGATCGTCGTGGATTCCATGACCATGTTCTACCGCCTCAATTACGACGATATGGACATGAGGAACGACTTCATCCGCCAGACCGAACAGCTCCTCCATGTCGCCAGGGAGTACGAGATCCCCGTCGTGATCACATCCCAGGTCTACACAAACATCAACACGGGATCCATCGAGTTCCTGGGCGGCCACGCGATGCACCACAACGCGAAGACCATCATCCGCTTCGACCTGAGGGGTGCGGCGGGGGTCAGGACCGCCGTGATCATCAAGCACCGCAGTCTTCCCGAGGGAAGGACGGCCCTGTTCAGGATCACAGAGGACGGCGTCCGCGACCTCTGA
- a CDS encoding Mn2+-dependent serine/threonine protein kinase, which produces MDTMDSDGDVIATGAEATVYRTSFLGRPAVRKVRTPKGYRVPELDATIRSRRIRAEARIIRDARLAGLRTPVIYSVDTVEGSIVMEDIRGVTAKRFLDENPSEAERVCRQIGHNLALLHNANLSHGDLTTSNIIVMEDGRLCFIDFSMGNSLVETEDMGVDIRLLERAFSSAHPKLKDEYLALLDEYCRVKTGSKAVMDKVQEIKDRGRYT; this is translated from the coding sequence TTGGACACCATGGATTCGGACGGCGACGTAATTGCCACGGGAGCGGAGGCCACAGTCTACCGCACTTCTTTCCTGGGAAGGCCGGCCGTCCGCAAGGTCCGCACCCCCAAGGGCTACCGCGTGCCGGAGCTCGATGCCACCATCAGGTCCAGGCGCATCCGCGCCGAGGCAAGGATCATCAGGGATGCCAGGCTGGCTGGCCTCAGGACCCCGGTGATCTATTCCGTCGACACCGTCGAGGGAAGCATCGTCATGGAGGACATCAGGGGTGTCACCGCCAAGAGATTCCTCGACGAGAACCCCTCCGAGGCGGAGAGGGTCTGCAGGCAGATAGGGCACAATCTGGCACTCCTTCACAACGCCAACCTGTCCCACGGGGACCTGACCACCTCCAACATCATCGTCATGGAGGACGGCAGGCTGTGCTTCATCGATTTCTCCATGGGGAACTCACTGGTGGAGACCGAGGACATGGGAGTGGACATCAGGCTGCTCGAGAGGGCCTTCTCGTCCGCTCACCCTAAGCTCAAGGACGAGTATCTGGCACTTCTCGATGAGTACTGCAGGGTCAAGACCGGCTCCAAGGCGGTCATGGATAAGGTCCAGGAGATCAAGGACAGAGGAAGATACACATGA
- a CDS encoding dITPase, translating into MKLNVVTHNPGKVREYQLAFDGFGVEMVHVNREYDEVQTAYLEEVVDKGMKQLHGEGLRDFMIDDSGLFVEALGGFPGVYSAYGQKTIGNAGILKLMEGVEDRRAVFKCCIGCWVGDERIVVTGKCPGYILFEERGEGGFGYDPIFTPDGEHSFAEIPTDEKNVISHRGLATKMLIDEMKNRGLI; encoded by the coding sequence ATGAAGCTCAACGTCGTCACCCACAATCCCGGCAAGGTCAGGGAATACCAGCTCGCATTCGACGGATTCGGCGTGGAGATGGTCCACGTTAACCGCGAGTACGACGAGGTCCAAACCGCCTACCTGGAGGAGGTCGTCGACAAGGGAATGAAACAGCTCCACGGCGAGGGCCTCCGCGACTTCATGATCGACGATTCCGGACTTTTCGTGGAAGCCCTCGGCGGGTTCCCCGGAGTGTACTCGGCATACGGCCAGAAGACCATCGGAAACGCCGGGATCCTGAAGCTCATGGAGGGCGTGGAGGACAGGCGTGCCGTGTTCAAGTGCTGCATCGGATGCTGGGTGGGCGATGAGAGGATAGTCGTCACCGGCAAGTGCCCCGGGTACATACTCTTCGAGGAGAGAGGGGAAGGAGGGTTCGGATACGATCCCATCTTCACCCCGGACGGCGAGCACTCGTTCGCGGAGATCCCCACCGATGAGAAGAACGTCATCTCCCACCGCGGCCTCGCTACCAAGATGCTCATCGACGAGATGAAGAACCGCGGTCTCATCTGA